In Parasteatoda tepidariorum isolate YZ-2023 chromosome 2, CAS_Ptep_4.0, whole genome shotgun sequence, one DNA window encodes the following:
- the LOC122271798 gene encoding speckle-type POZ protein: MSDGEANEYVFKWMIENYSACFREKGKKISSPVFKIKCLYGSRWMLDFYPNGSSDLEDDEEFVSCYLIWVGSDKSIHRIPISCTVEILNDKNCVLASFEINNIFFRKFTRCGSDEVIATKELAEEMSKWEEDILTLQCRITSDLVQEQMYSASEACTKNGVDRCRADWNVKLPMLIEYSESIVFPMVEANQFEVTLVSNIDTVKIYFRFREDMSDLPMRITFKIIMFDMKDWKINSKRAVHLFEFPEKWLFPDFITKEMLEFCKTDSSLYEFKLICDVSIWNKSVSSHSIIKFKSNFVSRSMPKIETSLQEEFRNLFNSGQNSDIMIRTVDKDISAHKFVLSVRSPVFAAMFGQDMVENQTGIVDIADMDGQTLHAFLEFVYTGTVKNMDFDLAKNLMFVAEKYQVPSLVDECASFLKSNLTVENACEIIMIADLFNREVLKSYSLNFIKFNADKILPTAAWTRLIEENIKIATLILSDLSSYIHTKYKFR; this comes from the coding sequence atgtctGACGGTGAAGCGAATGAATACGTTTTTAAGTGGATGATAGAAAATTATTCAGCCTGTTTTAGAGAGAAGGGGAAGAAGATAAGTAgtcctgtttttaaaataaaatgtttgtacgGCAGCAGATGGATGTTGGACTTTTACCCAAATGGAAGTTCAGATTTAGAGGATGATGAAGAATTTGTGTCTTGTTACTTGATATGGGTCGGATCGGACAAAAGTATACACCGAATTCCAATCTCTTGCACTGTAGagattttaaatgacaaaaattgtgttttagcttcttttgaaattaataatatcttCTTCAGAAAATTCACGCGTTGTGGTTCCGACGAAGTGATTGCTACAAAAGAATTGGCTGAAGAAATGAGTAAATGGGAAGAAGATATTTTAACTCTTCAATGTCGGATAACGAGTGATTTAGTTCAGGAACAGATGTATTCCGCATCTGAAGCTTGTACAAAAAATGGCGTCGACAGATGTCGTGCTGATTGGAATGTCAAATTACCAATGCTGATAGAGTATTCCGAAAGCATAGTTTTTCCTATGGTCGAAGCCAATCAATTTGAGGTGACATTAGTTTCCAATATagacactgttaaaatttatttccgatTTAGAGAAGATATGTCCGATTTGCCTATGaggataacatttaaaattataatgttcgACATGAAAGACTGGAAGATAAATTCGAAACGTGCCGTGCACCTGTTTGAATTTCCGGAAAAGTGGCTATTTCCTGATTTTATAACGAAAGAAATGTTGGAATTTTGTAAAACCGATTCATCCCTGTATGAATTCAAATTGATTTGCGATGTCAGCATTTGGAATAAAAGTGTTTCTTCCCATTCCATCATCAAGTTTAAATCCAATTTCGTCTCGAGGAGCATGCCAAAGATTGAAACTTCTCTTCAAGAAGAGTTTCGGAACCTTTTCAATAGTGGCCAAAACTCTGACATAATGATTCGAACTGTGGATAAGGATATTTCTGCTCATAAATTCGTTTTAAGTGTTCGATCTCCCGTGTTCGCTGCCATGTTCGGACAAGACATGGTGGAAAATCAAACAGGCATAGTGGATATAGCAGATATGGATGGACAAACTTTACATGCCTTTCTTGAATTTGTATACACgggaactgtaaaaaatatggattttgaCTTAGCCAAAAACTTGATGTTTGTTGCAGAAAAATACCAGGTACCATCCCTTGTAGATGAGTGTGCTTCTTTCTTGAAGTCAAATTTAACGGTGGAAAATGCGTGTGAAATCATAATGATTGCTGATTTGTTTAATCGCGAAGTCTTAAAATCTTATTCGTTGAACTTCATTAAATTCAACgctgataaaattttaccaactGCTGCTTGGACACGattaatagaagaaaatattaagatagCTACACTTATTTTATCCGATTTGTCTTCGTATATACACACTAAGTACAAGTTCAGATAA
- the LOC107444715 gene encoding uncharacterized protein, which produces MAEQRLRKYSFSWRIENFDYLVHFNACDFNAYLETPVFKIEVLGDSEWIMRLYSKMCNQTKTFRVMCKLERHNKTTKSPSSKSNIFIDSYLEYKLTSSSVLKQTPIEHKKCLYESLPDSYKLIELNGVQLTEETRLESIILRCQIEDSSFRQLPISHENTIMCSNAITLIKCVPYHSVWSLEFSSFEDWSATKKIELEGIPIEVTFTYFNDKLQIELFSNIEDNATHFVQCWIKLLNNIRGFIVASKTADHNFNNKSKIWQFPTFIFKSNLEEATCFDLEEIRIKFGISYQYSSKMLVCGKGRSNGKNKELLNNETIHEYENFPVVSKSSVGYDVNCVEHLQYNFHQLLLEKKFTDVKLRVEKKLFLVHKCILAARSPVFSAIFDQDMVESNTGIVDILDVEPETMEYFLEYIYAGTLNGMNREMALNLLIVADRYQVVPLVNKCSAFLESVLSLNIVCRILFIADMINHDFLRDSAVDYIVNNSTETLSSPEWNDLIKRNITLATKVLFRISKKFDTTTNMD; this is translated from the exons ATGGCTGAGCAAAGACTGCGTAAATATTCCTTCTCTTGGAGAATTGAAAACTTTGATTATTTAGTACATTTTAACGCTTGTGACTTCAATGCCTATCTCGAAACCcctgtatttaaaattgaggTTTTGGGGGACAGTGAATGGATTATGCGTCTTTACTCTAAAATGTGCAATCAAACGAAGACCTTTCGAGTAATGTGCAAATTGGAAAGACATAACAAAACTACCAAAAGCCCCTCAtcaaaatccaatatttttatagattcttACCTTGAGTACAAGCTGACTTCTAGCAGTGTTTTAAAGCAAACTCCTATTGAacacaaaaaatgtttatacgAATCATTACCAGATTCTTATAAACTAATTGAATTGAACGGTGTGCAATTAACGGAAGAAACAAGATTGGAATCAATTATTTTACGCTGCCAAATAGAAGACAGTAGTTTCAGGCAGTTACCAATTTCCCATGAAAACACAATAATGTGCTCTAACGCTATTACGCTTATTAAGTGTGTGCCTTATCACTCAGTGTGGTCTTTAGAATTCTCAAGTTTCGAAGATTGGTCagcaactaaaaaaattgagttgGAAGGTATTCCAATCGAAGTTACTTTCACTTACTTCAATGACAAACTTCAGattgaacttttttcaaatattgaagaTAATGCAACTCACTTTGTCCAATGCTggataaagcttttaaataatataagagGATTCATAGTGGCTTCAAAAACGGCTGATCATAACTTTaacaacaaaagtaaaatatggcAATTtcccacttttatttttaaaagcaatttagaaGAAGCCACCTGTTTTGATCTTGAAGAAATAAGAATTAAGTTTGGTATTTCATATCAGTATTCATCTAAGATGCTTGTTTGTGGAAAAGGTAGGTCAAATGGCAAGAATAAAGAACTGTTGAATAACGAAACTATACATGAATATGAAAACTTTCCGGTGGTCTCCAAGAGCTCTGTTGGTTATGATGTAAACTGCGTGGAACAtttgcaatataattttcatcaactactacttgaaaaaaaatttactgatgTCAAATTGCGAGttgagaaaaaactatttttagttcACAAATGCATATTGGCTGCTCGATCTCCTGTTTTTTCTGCCATATTCGACCAGGACATGGTAGAGAGCAATACGGGCATTGTGGATATCCTTGACGTAGAACCAGAGACAATGGAATACTTTTTAGAATACATTTATGCGGGAACTCTTAATGGAATGAACCGTGAAATGGCTTTAAACTTGTTAATAGTTGCTGACAGGTATCAAGTAGTACCGTTGGTGAACAAGTGTTCAGCATTTTTGGAATCTGTTCTTTCTCTAAATATTGTTTgccgtattttatttatagctgACATgataaatcatgattttttaagagATTCTGCCGTGGACTATATCGTAAATAATTCCACAGAAACTCTGTCTTCGCCGGAGTGGAATGATTTGATAAAAAGGAATATCACTTTGGCAACGAAAGTACTATTcagaatatcgaaaaaattTGACACAACCACAAATATG gACTGA